The following coding sequences lie in one Paramisgurnus dabryanus chromosome 16, PD_genome_1.1, whole genome shotgun sequence genomic window:
- the tent5d gene encoding uncharacterized protein tent5d — MTEMEDDRRFHKLTQEQVETLDQVLKEVIPIHGRGNFPTLEINPKDIIHVVRDRLILKNIKVKDVRLNGSTASHVLVKENNTSYKDLDIIFGVELSKQEDFQIIKEVVLGCLLDFLPKGVNKNKITALTMKEAYVQKMVKVFTEQDRWSLISLSNNSGKNVELKFVNSLRRQFEFSVDSFQIILDTMLQSYLEAEKKIGVQSALTTCPSLNSGTMGHDNNSDIDMSCETDNIQSFNDSDSYSKVNISQMEQSTFLEKETTLKTVNNVVKTEINVPESVGQDSEHSFVVEDKNDLKNASLFTGTLLEEHTNVTGIDLGNYKELFVVKNEGTSIKEITSQAKTHISTTYTNNKTEGSVKAQPWLELVHRDFSCLSTTGSTGDRCTFHPASITFLTQTALESYTEYPLPPPAKKNNRSSQMVVLKHSSPKPPRKMSKKTTPISCSPERFLSNNSSVNSCQVLHPPKAYPKESLPMQVKLSGLTTKNFELSSASEKDPESKQLAICTEAFTVANSEKCVHLEETSPTGIATETNLQSQVQSSEPETGKATHIFVLSTMPDLKNLPTDQNRKNQPIAERVQTAPCKELAPLIYVNCQPLPQTNDSSSSPTKKRNTESYAQADDPISTQHSEKLKDCPFEMVNPLTTNNSPDLEMPSYSEDMPSFQVHKYPVPSLQTQKTLVQCTPAEESPVIIPHVLQPHVFSPKAQELTVSSSHSTKPLKLSISSTASLESSEVSEIFLEPAVCLDFRDPSKVSLKVLPQILEPSAVSSHMLKNAPGQTLLSKSSDPSLLDTKDPLLPSKELPCITVMAESMYGDFEQAMDHLRYRLIATRNPEEIRGGGLLKYSNLLVRDFKPASETEIKTLERYMCSRFFIDFPDVNEQQRKIESYLRNHFIGEEKSKYDYLMTLRRVVNESTVCLMGHERRQTLNMITILALRVLGEQNIIPNANNVTCYYQPAPYMADHNLSNYYVANGQSPLIYHPYPLHIHMQTGLV, encoded by the coding sequence ATGACAGAGATGGAAGATGACCGCCGGTTTCACAAACTGACACAAGAGCAGGTGGAGACCTTGGACCAAGTTCTCAAAGAGGTCATTCCTATTCATGGCAGGGGCAATTTCCCAACACTAGAAATCAACCCCAAGGACATCATCCACGTGGTCAGGGACCGGCTGATTTTGAAGAATATCAAGGTGAAAGATGTTCGTCTAAATGGCTCTACAGCCAGTCATGTACTTGTTAAAGAGAATAACACTAGCTACAAAGACTTGGATATCATCTTTGGTGTGGAACTTTCCAAACAGGAGGACTTTCAGATCATCAAGGAAGTGGTTCTGGGCTGTCTGCTGGACTTTCTTCCTAAAGGagtcaacaaaaataaaatcacaGCCCTGACCATGAAAGAGGCATATGTACAAAAAATGGTCAAAGTGTTTACTGAGCAAGACCGTTGGAGCCTCATATCTCTTTCAAACAACAGTGGAAAGAATGTGGAGCTTAAGTTTGTCAACTCTCTACGTCGGCAATTTGAATTTAGTGTGGATTCCTTTCAAATCATTCTTGACACCATGCTACAGTCATATTTGGAGGCTGAGAAGAAAATTGGGGTTCAGTCAGCTCTTACAACGTGCCCATCTCTCAACTCTGGTACAATGGGACATGACAACAATAGTGACATTGACATGTCCTGTGAAACTGATAACATACAGAGTTTCAATGACAGTGACAGTTATAGTAAAGTCAATATAAGTCAAATGGAACAGTCTACATTTTTAGAAAAAGAAACAACTCTTAAGACAGTTAATAACGTAGTAAAAACAGAGATAAATGTGCCTGAGTCTGTGGGGCAAGATTCAGAACACTCTTTTGTGGTAGAGGACAAAAATGACCTTAAAAATGCATCTCTGTTTACAGGCACACTACTAGAGGAACATACAAATGTAACAGGTATTGACTTAGGAAATTATAAAGAACTGTTTGTGGTAAAAAATGAAGGAACAAGTATAAAAGAAATCACATCCCAAGCTAAAACACATATTAGTACAACATATACTAACAACAAAACAGAAGGGTCAGTCAAAGCCCAACCATGGTTAGAATTGGTACATAGAGACTTTTCTTGTCTTTCAACGACAGGGAGCACTGGTGACCGATGCACATTCCACCCTGCTTCCATTACATTTCTTACACAAACTGCATTAGAATCATATACTGAGTATCCTCTACCACCACCTGCTAAGAAAAACAATCGAAGCTCACAAATGGTTGTTCTCAAGCATTCCTCACCTAAACCCCCCcggaaaatgtcaaaaaagacAACACCTATATCATGTTCACCTGAAAGATTTCTGTCAAATAATTCAAGTGTTAATTCTTGTCAGGTTTTGCATCCACCAAAAGCTTACCCAAAGGAGTCATTACCTATGCAGGTGAAGTTGTCAGGTCTCACCACAAAAAACTTTGAATTATCCAGTGCCTCAGAAAAAGACCCAGAATCTAAACAACTAGCCATTTGTACTGAGGCTTTTACAGTTGCTAATTCTGAGAAGTGTGTGCATTTAGAAGAGACATCACCTACTGGTATAGCAACAGAGACAAACCTTCAATCCCAAGTGCAAAGCTCAGAGCCAGAGACTGGCAAAGCTACCCATATCTTTGTTTTAAGTACTATGCCTGATCTGAAAAATCTACCAACAGATCAAAACAGGAAAAATCAGCCTATTGCTGAGAGGGTCCAGACAGCACCGTGTAAGGAATTGGCACCTCTCATTTATGTAAACTGTCAGCCTTTACCTCAGACTAATGACAGTTCAAGCTCACCTACCAAAAAAAGGAATACTGAGTCTTATGCCCAAGCTGATGACCCTATTTCTACTCAGCACTCAGAAAAACTAAAAGATTGTCCCTTTGAAATGGTAAATCCACTGACCACAAACAATTCTCCTGATTTGGAAATGCCTTCATACTCTGAAGACATGCCATCATTCCAGGTTCATAAATACCCTGTGCCCTCACTACAGACTCAGAAAACTCTTGTGCAATGTACACCAGCTGAAGAATCTCCAGTAATAATACCACATGTATTACAACCCCATGTCTTTTCACCAAAGGCTCAAGAGCTCACAGTATCATCATCACATTCTAcaaagccattaaaactttccaTATCCTCAACAGCAAGTCTAGAATCTTCTGAAGTCTCAGAAATTTTTTTAGAACCAGCTGTATGTCTGGATTTCCGAGACCCCTCTAAAGTATCCCTTAAAGTCCTTCCACAGATTTTGGAACCttctgcagtatcatcacataTGTTAAAAAATGCACCTGGCCAGACGTTGCTTTCCAAAAGCTCAGATCCATCACTTTTAGACACTAAGGATCCTCTACTTCCCTCAAAAGAGCTACCTTGCATTACGGTTATGGCTGAGAGCATGTATGGTGACTTCGAGCAGGCCATGGACCACCTACGGTATAGGCTAATTGCAACACGCAACCCTGAAGAGATCAGGGGTGGAGGCCTGCTCAAGTACAGCAATTTGCTTGTCCGGGACTTTAAACCTGCCAGTGAGACTGAAATTAAAACACTTGAGCGCTACATGTGTTCACGCTTTTTTATTGACTTTCCTGATGTGAATGAGCAGCAGCGCAAGATTGAATCATACCTGCGCAACCATTTTATTGGTGAGGAAAAGAGCAAATATGATTACTTGATGACACTTCGGAGAGTGGTCAACGAGAGCACTGTGTGCCTGATGGGCCATGAGCGCCGTCAAACTCTCAATATGATTACTATTCTAGCACTCAGAGTCCTGGGTGAGCAAAATATTATCCCTAATGCCAACAATGTAACTTGCTACTACCAGCCTGCACCATACATGGCAGACCACAACTTAAGCAACTATTATGTTGCAAATGGCCAGTCCCCACTTATATACCATCCTTACCCACTACACATACACATGCAGACCGGACTAGTTTAG